A region of Liolophura sinensis isolate JHLJ2023 chromosome 8, CUHK_Ljap_v2, whole genome shotgun sequence DNA encodes the following proteins:
- the LOC135473505 gene encoding uncharacterized protein LOC135473505 produces MYSYTGVLGFILCTFCAAHLDLTGIPTRDQLNELTAYVQKLVKCRNVPAMAVTLVKGDSFVWSRGFGKADRENGKPATRNTRFCIGSLSKAFTSTILGKILSQEQNITWDTPVRKILGDDFRFSDELRTDIANLRDLLAHKMGVPSYFSALLNGFPDDVTRSDLVRRLQFMEATEPIRTNFLYNNYMYSLAGYVAEVLGKASWEDLVRDNIFTPLGMTSTGFVNDDHGFENFALPYITVNGELVNISKDLITSVNPAGPAGSVFSTAEDMTKWIKFHLNISAMLRSHNPLSPYLLKMADTYEGQMPGGFFPNDKIKPTYPIHDVTIAYALGWVNSNYRGYRKLWHSGGIISYTSGLWLFPDVDAGLFFSVSGPLDRNKRYVTQEVGYFAADLLLGERSWLNMTTACKFPLPYERPGPEKPKQPRPDQHGASRKPTRPLADYTGVYGHLAFGNITISLGGSENAPLRLHYGRFGEMVLKAMRHPNTFVATYVGPLWYVMGADDGSDPITVRFRPHPHDKAVLSYLDYPVAENHPTTFIRGLQLDDTTKTRPKDFCTSTGSVLFKHNCMYFYVLFFYIIFNINILTER; encoded by the exons ATGTATAGCTATACTGGCGTGCTGGGATTCATTTTGTGTACCTTTTGTGCAGCGCACCTGGACTTGACTGGAATACCGACAAGGGATCAGCTGAACGAGTTGACGGCATACGTTCAAAAATTGGTAAAATGTCGAAATGTACCAGCAATGGCGGTAACTTTGGTGAAAGGCGACTCCTTTGTGTGGAGTAGAGGATTCGGTAAGGCGGATAGAGAAAACGGGAAGCCTGCAACACGGAACACACGGTTTTGCATTGGATCCTTGTCTAAGGCTTTTACCTCTACCATACTGGGGAAGATCTTGTCTCAGGAACAGAA TATCACATGGGATACACCTGTTCGCAAGATCCTTGGAGATGACTTCCGCTTCAGCGATGAGTTGCGCACTGACATCGCTAACTTGAGGGACCTCCTCGCTCACAAAATGGGTGTCCCCAGTTATTTTAGTGCTCTTCTGAATGGTTTCCCTGATGACGTCACTAGGTCAGATCTTGTCAG GCGATTACAATTCATGGAGGCCACCGAGCCTATCCGGACAAACTTCTTatacaacaactacatgtactcccTGGCGGGTTACGTGGCGGAAGTTCTGGGTAAAGCTAGCTGGGAAGACTTGGTGCGCGACAACATCTTCACCCCGCTCGGCATGACGTCAACGGGCTTCGTAAACGATGACCACGGTTTTGAAAACTTTGCTCTACCGTATATAACAGTGAATGGGGAGCTagtgaatatttcaaaagaCTTGATAAC AAGCGTCAATCCTGCTGGACCTGCAGGCTCCGTATTCTCCACAGCTGAGGACATGACAAAATGGATCAAGTTTCACCTGAATATCTCCGCAATGCTGCGATCTCACAATCCTCTTTCCCCGTACCTCCTCAAAATGGCGGACACTTATGAGGGGCAAATGCCGGGAGGTTTTTTtccaaatgacaaaataaagcCAACGTATCCGATCCATGATGTTACAATAGCATATGCTCTTGGCTGGGTGAACTCTAATTACAGAG GTTATCGGAAGCTCTGGCATTCTGGTGGAATCATTTCCTATACATCCGGTTTATGGCTGTTCCCGGATGTTGACGCTGGGCTGTTCTTCTCCGTCAGTGGACCGCTGGACCGGAACAAACGATATGTCACACAGGAAGTCGGGTATTTCGCCGCTGATCTGTTACTAGGGGAACGATCATGGCTGAATATGACAACCGCCTGTAAATTCCCGCTACCTTACGAACGGCCGGGTCCTGAGAAACCGAAACAGCCCAGACCTGATCAACACGGCGCAAGCCGGAAGCCGACACGCCCTCTAGCGGATTACACAGGGGTTTACGGACATTTAGCTTTTGGTAACATAACTATCTCACTAGGTGGTTCTGAAAATGCACCTTTGAGACTTCATTACGGGCGCTTTGGCGAAATGGTGTTGAAAGCTATGAGACATCCGAACACATTTGTGGCCACATACGTTGGACCGTTGTGGTATGTTATGGGGGCAGACGATGGTAGCGATCCGATCACCGTAAGATTTCGTCCGCATCCTCACGACAAAGCCGTTTTGTCTTACCTCGACTATCCCGTGGCCGAGAATCACCCAACGACCTTCATCCGGGGCCTTCAGCTTGACGATACGACGAAAACGAGGCCGAAAGATTTTTGCACTTCGACAGGATCTGTACTTTTCAAACATAACTGTATGTATTTCTATGTCCTCTTTTTCTAtatcatttttaatataaacatTCTGACGGAAAGGTGA